In the genome of Drosophila yakuba strain Tai18E2 chromosome 3R, Prin_Dyak_Tai18E2_2.1, whole genome shotgun sequence, one region contains:
- the LOC120321944 gene encoding chymotrypsin-like protease CTRL-1, giving the protein MNAVLLGFTCLLLPLLGSSQFLDMACGIRAPSPASSRAKNATIASLTSSPWMVFLHSTDDRFVCGGTLITNRLVLTAAHCFLDGTQLIARLGEYDREASDTCHDSYCTYRIEAFVERGFRHRLYRKSTMSHDIAILRLYKKVQYTDNIRPICIVTDTRWRHYIDSLDPLTGTGWGRTESEADSGKLRSVDLARKSPEVCQRYAKLTLTSNQFCAGNEYSNLCNGDSGGPLGALIPFGKSKRFIQVGIASFTNPQCLMVSAFTDVLSYIDWIRTVHNFRT; this is encoded by the exons ATGAATGCCGTTCTGTTAGGGTTTACGTGTCTTCTGCTCCCGCTTCTGGGATCGAGTCAATTCCTGGATATGGCCTGTGGGATTCGAGCTCCTAGTCCCGCATCTTCGCGGGCCAAGAATGCAACAATCGCCAGTCTAACTTCGAGTCCCTGGATGGTTTTTCTCCACTCCACTGACGATAGATTCGTTTGTGGCGGAACTTTGATCACAAACC GACTCGTGTTAACCGCCGCGCATTGCTTCCTTGATGGAACCCAGCT AATTGCTCGACTGGGAGAGTATGATAGAGAGGCATCTGACACGTGTCACGATAGTTACTGCACCTATCGAATCGAAGCGTTCGTGGAGAGGGGCTTCAGGCACCGACTATACAGGAAATCGACGATGTCACACGACATAGCCATTCTCCGACTGTACAAAAAGGTGCAGTACACAG ACAACATCAGGCCCATCTGCATTGTAACAGATACCAGGTGGAGGCACTACATCGACTCCTTGGACCCACTGACTGGCACTGGATGGGGCAGGACGGAGTCTGAGGCGGACAGTGGCAAACTGAGGAGCGTCGACTTGGCTCGCAAAAGTCCGGAGGTGTGCCAGAGGTATGCTAAACTAACCCTGACGAGCAACCAGTTTTGCGCTGGCAACGAGTATAGCAATCTGTGCAACGGCGACTCCGGCGGTCCGCTGGGCGCCTTGATCCCATTCGGAAAATCGAAACGCTTCATCCAAGTGGGAATCGCTAGCTTCACGAACCCGCAATGCCTGATGGTCAGCGCTTTCACCGATGTGCTGAGCTATATCGACTGGATCCGCACTGTGCATAACTTCCGCACATAA
- the LOC6537154 gene encoding kallikrein-4 — translation MKSASAAVLVAIAVCHWFFHLGEAKLLEPNCGIRAKTSPYRSRIIGGSDVDISSHPWMAYLLNEVGYFCSGTLITHQFVLTAAHCIESSSNITVRLGGSELARSSASMCQIPAEDYPVSIAIKHRFYTRSILLNDIGLIKLGRSAKFEDNIRPICIILDPDMRLLLEDGMSLTATGWGFMDNGLPATALQEASVTVMNRSVCSDQYNISLAQSNLCAGNSETNTCNGDSGGPLGGVVNYYGDLRFVQYGLTSFGDRNCRAPSVYTDLSTYSGWISMAVNIYGT, via the exons ATGAAATCAGCTTCAGCTGCTGTTCTCGTCGCAATCGCTGTGTGCCATTGGTTTTTCCACTTGGGAGAAGCTAAACTGCTTGAGCCAAATTGCGGAATTCGGGCCAAGACGTCGCCTTACCGATCGAGAATTATCGGAGGCAGTGATGTTGATATCTCTTCCCATCCCTGGATGGCCTATCTGCTAAATGAAGTTGGATATTTCTGTTCTGGCACACTCATAACTCATC AATTCGTCCTGACGGCCGCGCATTGCATTGAATCCTCTTCAAATAT AACTGTTCGATTGGGAGGAAGTGAACTTGCACGCAGTTCGGCATCAATGTGCCAAATCCCAGCTGAGGACTACCCGGTGAGCATCGCCATAAAGCATAGGTTCTACACTCGTTCGATTCTGCTGAACGACATCGGCCTAATAAAGCTTGGGAGATCTGCGAAATTTGAAG ACAACATCAGGCCGATCTGCATTATCCTCGACCCGGATATGAGACTCCTGCTGGAGGACGGAATGTCGCTCACGGCCACCGGCTGGGGATTTATGGACAACGGTCTGCCGGCAACAGCTCTCCAGGAAGCCTCCGTCACAGTGATGAATAGGAGCGTATGTAGCGACCAGTATAATATTTCGTTAGCACAGAGCAACCTCTGTGCCGGGAACAGCGAGACCAACACCTGCAACGGCGACTCGGGCGGACCACTTGGAGGTGTGGTGAACTACTACGGGGATCTGCGGTTCGTCCAGTACGGGTTAACAAGCTTTGGAGATCGCAATTGCCGTGCTCCGAGTGTCTATACGGATCTGAGCACCTACTCCGGATGGATAAGCATGGCTGTGAATATATATGGGACATAA